The Plasmodium brasilianum strain Bolivian I chromosome 14, whole genome shotgun sequence genome contains a region encoding:
- a CDS encoding gamete antigen 27/25, translated as MVLIKKKIFSEIEKTENILKVLRGFEKKYEYKFVDEESKNNCVNRVKKCLNSIVIEGVLREKYCKQAQNYFWIEQRIDEEMSVKVDKQKTDEGKRIMGNDDDEIKRLLCILEKEI; from the coding sequence ATGGtgctaataaaaaaaaaaatatttagtgAAATAGAGAAAAccgaaaatattttaaaagttttacgaggatttgaaaaaaagtatgaatataaatttgttgACGAAGAATCGAAGAATAACTGTGTTAACAGAGTAAAAAAGTGTCTTAATTCAATCGTGATTGAGGGTGTTTTAAGAGAGAAATATTGCAAACAAgctcaaaattatttttggaTTGAGCAAAGAATAGATGAGGAAATGTCCGTTAAGGTAGATAAGCAAAAAACTGATGAAGGTAAAAGGATAATGGGTAATGACGAcgatgaaataaaaagacttttatgtattttagaaaaagaaatataa